The segment ACAATATATAGTAACACGCTATTATTTCATGTATAATGGTGCGTGGAGAGTTTTTTCTCGGTATATTGTAGTGGAGGAGGTTGGTTGTATGCCTACATGGGGCTGGATTATTATCGTAATTATCGCATTAGCAGCGGGCGCGGCACTTGGTTTCTATTTCGCTCGTCAGGCTATGATGAAATATTTAAAAGAAAACCCACCTATTAATGAGCAAATGATTCGTATGATGATGGCGCAAATGGGTCGTACGCCGTCTGAAAAGCAAGTACGTCAAATGATGGCACAAATGAATAAATTCCAAAAATAGTTGGAATAACACAGTAGCTGTTTAGAAAGAGTTCTTTTCTAAGCAGTTTTTTTATGTGGAAATAGAAGTGGTGGATAGAGCCATGAGAGTGACGGATAGAACTGTGAAAGTGACGGATAGCATTCTCAAATTGACGGATAGAGCGTTCAATAATGGGACATCCTTTCGCTTTTTTATTTAAAACTCGTTATAATAATTGAGAGTATGTGAAAAGGGGTTGTCCACTATGACAAAAGAAAAAACAAATGTAGAAAGCTTTGATTTGGATCACACAAAGGTAAAGGCTCCGTATGTGCGTTTAGCGGGTGTGAAAACAGGAAAAAATGGCGATGAAGTGTATAAATATGATATTCGCTTTAAACAGCCGAACAAAGAGCATATGGAAATGCCTGCATTACATTCCTTAGAGCATTTATCAGCGGATATTATTCGTAATTATTCCGATCATATTGTGGATTTTAGTCCAATGGGCTGTCAAACAGGCTTCTATGTATCATTGATCAATCATAATGATTATGAGGATTTATTAACTATTTTAGAGAAAACCTTTACAGATGTAACAAAGGCAACCGCAGTACCTGCCTGCAATGAAGTGCAATGTGGCTGGGCAGCTAGTCATAGTTTAGAGGGTGCACAAGTATTAGCACAAGAGTTTTTAGCAAAGCGCGATGAATGGCATATTGTTTTTGCAGAATAAAAAATGGAAGAAACCTTGCCGAGCTTCAGCAAGGTTTTTTATTTGCCTTAAAAATGAAATGGGATCACATTGGATGAGGAGGAAGCATCTTGGTTAATTTTTGGGTAAATAAAACTTTCTAAAAAATCATGAATTAAATCTTCGTATTCATCCATATTTTCATTAAAGGATTGGGCATGCGCACCTGTATCAAATAGCTTTAATTTTTTAGGGCCTGTTTTTTTATTGTATAAATCCAGTGACATTGATGCTGGTATAAATGCATCTGGAATACTATGGATAAAAAGCACAGGCTTTTGGATGCGCGTTACGGCTTCAGTGGGTGTAATACTTCTGAGGGAGTAACCATCACGTATACGTACAAAAAAATCGGCAAAGCGAACGGGGATAATGGAGCCATACTTAAATTCAGTTTTGGCAATCTGCTTCAACAGCATTGAGAAGTCAGAAAATGCACAGTCAGAAATATAAAAATCAGCACCATCTTCTACTGTTCCAGCATAAAGTAGCATTGTTGCAGCGCCCATTGATTCACCATGAATACCTAGAATAGCGTCCTCGCCAATCATCGCCTTCACGGTTTTGATAACGGCATCGAGGTCGTATTTTTCATAGTGACCATAGCTTGTTGTTTTGCCGCCTGATTCGCCATGACGACGATGGTCAAAAATAACGGAATTATAGCCAAGCCGCTCAAATAAGCGAGCATATTTCACAGAGTTAATTTTATTTTCGGTAACACCGTGACAAATAATGATGGTGTTATTGGTTTGTAAAGGCTGAAACATAATACCTCGAATCGTATAGCCATTGGGTGAATCAATATTGAGCTCGCATTTCAAATTCTTATTGTACCAA is part of the Lysinibacillus sp. FSL K6-0232 genome and harbors:
- a CDS encoding alpha/beta hydrolase: MKKKKMLLFSGITTTLAAAATGLFGFALSNKLMYIQQKDPDFVRERETTAKRFDEAWYNKNLKCELNIDSPNGYTIRGIMFQPLQTNNTIIICHGVTENKINSVKYARLFERLGYNSVIFDHRRHGESGGKTTSYGHYEKYDLDAVIKTVKAMIGEDAILGIHGESMGAATMLLYAGTVEDGADFYISDCAFSDFSMLLKQIAKTEFKYGSIIPVRFADFFVRIRDGYSLRSITPTEAVTRIQKPVLFIHSIPDAFIPASMSLDLYNKKTGPKKLKLFDTGAHAQSFNENMDEYEDLIHDFLESFIYPKINQDASSSSNVIPFHF
- a CDS encoding YneF family protein, which gives rise to MPTWGWIIIVIIALAAGAALGFYFARQAMMKYLKENPPINEQMIRMMMAQMGRTPSEKQVRQMMAQMNKFQK
- a CDS encoding S-ribosylhomocysteine lyase, with protein sequence MTKEKTNVESFDLDHTKVKAPYVRLAGVKTGKNGDEVYKYDIRFKQPNKEHMEMPALHSLEHLSADIIRNYSDHIVDFSPMGCQTGFYVSLINHNDYEDLLTILEKTFTDVTKATAVPACNEVQCGWAASHSLEGAQVLAQEFLAKRDEWHIVFAE